A section of the Delphinus delphis chromosome 1, mDelDel1.2, whole genome shotgun sequence genome encodes:
- the DENND2D gene encoding DENN domain-containing protein 2D isoform X1 has translation MPYRPKKMERQVVGGILRRFRNWLPRHGAGPPQDNLGEVVKEPERAQEHCLPNFAGGQHFFEYLLVVSLKKKPSGDDYEPTITYQFPKRENLLRGQQEEEERLLGAIPLFCFPDGNEWAPLTEYPRETFSFVLTNVDGSRKIGYCRRLLPAGRGPRLPRVYCIISCIGCFGLFSKILDEVEKRHQISMAVIYPFMQGLREAAFPAPGKTVTLKSFIPDSGTEFISLTRPLDSHLEHVDFSSLLRCLSFEQILQIFASAVLERRIIFLAEGLSTLSQCIHAAAALLYPFSWAHTYIPVVPESLLATVCCPTPFMVGVQMRFRQEVMESPMEEVLLVNLCEGTFLMSVGDEKDILPPKLQEDILESLGQGIKGSQTSEQINEHVSGPFVQFFVKTVGHYASYIKREANGQGHFQERGFYKALTSKANRRFVKKFVKTQLFSLFIQEAEKSKNPPAGYFQQKILEYEERKKQKKPKEKTLK, from the exons ATGCCTTACAGGCCCAAGAAGATGGAAAGACAAGTGGTAGGCGGGATACTCAGGCGCTTCCGCAACTGGCTGCCTCGACACGGAGCAG GACCTCCCCAGGATAATCTGGGGGAAGTTGTAAAGGAACCAGAAAGGGCCCAGGAGCACTGTCTACCCAACTTTGCCGGAGGGCAGCACTTCTTTGAATACCTCCTCGTGGTTTCTCTCAAAAAAAAGCCTTCGGGGGATGATTATGAGCCCACAATCACCTACCAGTTCCCCAAG CGAGAGAACTTGCTTCGGGGacaacaggaggaggaggaacgGCTGCTCGGAGCCATCCCCTTGTTTTGCTTCCCAGATGGGAATGAGTGGGCCCCACTCACTGAGTATCCCAG GGAGACCTTCTCGTTTGTCCTGACCAACGTGGATGGCAGCAGGAAGATTGGATACTGCAGGCGCCTCTTG CCCGCCGGCCGTGGTCCTCGCCTCCCCAGGGTGTACTGCATCATCAGCTGCATTGGCTGCTTCGGCTTGTTCTCCAAG ATCCTGGATGAAGTGGAAAAGAGGCATCAGATCTCCATGGCAGTCATCTACCCATTCATGCAGGGCCTCCGAGAGGCAGCCTTCCCTGCTCCTGGGAAGACCGTCACCCTCAAGAGCTTCATCCCCGACTCAGGCACTGAG TTCATTTCGCTGACGCGGCCCCTTGACTCCCACCTAGAGCACGTGGATTTTAGTTCTCTGTTGCGCTGTCTCAGTTTTGAGCAGATTCTTCAGATCTTTGCCTCTGCAGTGCTGGAGAGAAGAATCATCTTCCTGGCAGAAGGTCTCAG CACACTGTCTCAGTGCATCCATGCTGCTGCGGCGCTGCTCTACCCCTTCAGCTGGGCCCACACCTACATCCCTGTTGTCCCCGAGAGCCTTCTGGCCACTGTCTGCTGCCCCACTCCCTTCATGGTTGGAGTCCAAATGCGCTTTCGGCAGGAGGTTATGGAGAGCCCCATGGAAGAG gTCCTGTTGGTGAATCTTTGTGAAGGAACCTTCTTAATGTCA GTTGGTGATGAAAAAGACATCCTACCACCCAAGCTTCAGGAGGACATCTTAGAATCTCTTGGTCAGGGGATCAAGGGGTCACAGA CTTCTGAACAAATCAATGAGCATGTTTCAGGCCCTTTTGTGCAGTTCTTTGTCAAGACTGTGGGCCACTACGCTTCCTACATCAAGCGGGAAGCAAATGGGCAAGGCCACTTCCAAGAACGGGGCTTCTATAAGGCTCTGACCTCCAAGGCCAACCGCCGATTTGTGAAGAAGTTTGTGAAGACACAgctcttttcccttttcatccAGGAAGCTGAGAAGAGCAAGAACCCTCCTGCAG GCTATTTCCAACAGAAAATACTTGAATACGAGGAacggaagaaacagaagaaaccaaaggaaaagaCTTTGAAATAA
- the DENND2D gene encoding DENN domain-containing protein 2D isoform X2 yields the protein MDGLGRRLRASLRLKRGRGGPPQDNLGEVVKEPERAQEHCLPNFAGGQHFFEYLLVVSLKKKPSGDDYEPTITYQFPKRENLLRGQQEEEERLLGAIPLFCFPDGNEWAPLTEYPRETFSFVLTNVDGSRKIGYCRRLLPAGRGPRLPRVYCIISCIGCFGLFSKILDEVEKRHQISMAVIYPFMQGLREAAFPAPGKTVTLKSFIPDSGTEFISLTRPLDSHLEHVDFSSLLRCLSFEQILQIFASAVLERRIIFLAEGLSTLSQCIHAAAALLYPFSWAHTYIPVVPESLLATVCCPTPFMVGVQMRFRQEVMESPMEEVLLVNLCEGTFLMSVGDEKDILPPKLQEDILESLGQGIKGSQTSEQINEHVSGPFVQFFVKTVGHYASYIKREANGQGHFQERGFYKALTSKANRRFVKKFVKTQLFSLFIQEAEKSKNPPAGYFQQKILEYEERKKQKKPKEKTLK from the exons ATGGATGGGCTCGGCCGCCGCCTCCGAGCCAGCCTGAGACTGAAGCGCGGCCGTGGGG GACCTCCCCAGGATAATCTGGGGGAAGTTGTAAAGGAACCAGAAAGGGCCCAGGAGCACTGTCTACCCAACTTTGCCGGAGGGCAGCACTTCTTTGAATACCTCCTCGTGGTTTCTCTCAAAAAAAAGCCTTCGGGGGATGATTATGAGCCCACAATCACCTACCAGTTCCCCAAG CGAGAGAACTTGCTTCGGGGacaacaggaggaggaggaacgGCTGCTCGGAGCCATCCCCTTGTTTTGCTTCCCAGATGGGAATGAGTGGGCCCCACTCACTGAGTATCCCAG GGAGACCTTCTCGTTTGTCCTGACCAACGTGGATGGCAGCAGGAAGATTGGATACTGCAGGCGCCTCTTG CCCGCCGGCCGTGGTCCTCGCCTCCCCAGGGTGTACTGCATCATCAGCTGCATTGGCTGCTTCGGCTTGTTCTCCAAG ATCCTGGATGAAGTGGAAAAGAGGCATCAGATCTCCATGGCAGTCATCTACCCATTCATGCAGGGCCTCCGAGAGGCAGCCTTCCCTGCTCCTGGGAAGACCGTCACCCTCAAGAGCTTCATCCCCGACTCAGGCACTGAG TTCATTTCGCTGACGCGGCCCCTTGACTCCCACCTAGAGCACGTGGATTTTAGTTCTCTGTTGCGCTGTCTCAGTTTTGAGCAGATTCTTCAGATCTTTGCCTCTGCAGTGCTGGAGAGAAGAATCATCTTCCTGGCAGAAGGTCTCAG CACACTGTCTCAGTGCATCCATGCTGCTGCGGCGCTGCTCTACCCCTTCAGCTGGGCCCACACCTACATCCCTGTTGTCCCCGAGAGCCTTCTGGCCACTGTCTGCTGCCCCACTCCCTTCATGGTTGGAGTCCAAATGCGCTTTCGGCAGGAGGTTATGGAGAGCCCCATGGAAGAG gTCCTGTTGGTGAATCTTTGTGAAGGAACCTTCTTAATGTCA GTTGGTGATGAAAAAGACATCCTACCACCCAAGCTTCAGGAGGACATCTTAGAATCTCTTGGTCAGGGGATCAAGGGGTCACAGA CTTCTGAACAAATCAATGAGCATGTTTCAGGCCCTTTTGTGCAGTTCTTTGTCAAGACTGTGGGCCACTACGCTTCCTACATCAAGCGGGAAGCAAATGGGCAAGGCCACTTCCAAGAACGGGGCTTCTATAAGGCTCTGACCTCCAAGGCCAACCGCCGATTTGTGAAGAAGTTTGTGAAGACACAgctcttttcccttttcatccAGGAAGCTGAGAAGAGCAAGAACCCTCCTGCAG GCTATTTCCAACAGAAAATACTTGAATACGAGGAacggaagaaacagaagaaaccaaaggaaaagaCTTTGAAATAA